The following proteins are co-located in the Gorilla gorilla gorilla isolate KB3781 chromosome 18, NHGRI_mGorGor1-v2.1_pri, whole genome shotgun sequence genome:
- the NDUFAB1 gene encoding acyl carrier protein, mitochondrial, translated as MASRVLSAYVSRLPAAFAPLPRVRMLAVARPLSTALCSAGTQTRLGTLQPALVLAQVPGRVTQLCRQYSDMPPLTLEGIQDRVLYVLKLYDKIDPEKLSVNSHFMKDLGLDSLDQVEIIMAMEDEFGFEIPDIDAEKLMCPQEIVDYIADKKDVYE; from the exons ATGGCGTCTCGTGTCCTTTCAGCCTATGTCAGCCGCCTGCCTGCGGCCTTTGCGCCGCTGCCCCGGGTCCGGATGCTGGCCGTGGCCCGGCCTCTCAGCACCGCTCTGTGCTCCGCGGGGACCCAGACGAGGCTCGGGACTTTGCAGCCGGCCTTAGTGCTCGCGCAG GTTCCTGGTAGAGTTACACAGTTGTGCCGTCAGTATAGCGACATGCCTCCTTTGACGTTAGAGGGCATCCAGGACCGTGTTCTTTACGTATTGAAACTCTATGACAAGATTGACCCAGAGAAG CTTTCAGTAAATTCTCATTTTATGAAAGACCTGGGCTTAGACAGTTTGGACCAAGTGGAGATTATCATGGCCATGGAAGACGAATTTG ggtttgaAATTCCTGATATAGATGCTGAAAAGTTAATGTGTCCACAAGAAATTGTAGATTACATTGCAGATAAGAAGGATGTATATGAATAA